From Mytilus edulis unplaced genomic scaffold, xbMytEdul2.2 SCAFFOLD_1697, whole genome shotgun sequence, one genomic window encodes:
- the LOC139507031 gene encoding LOW QUALITY PROTEIN: histone H1-delta-like (The sequence of the model RefSeq protein was modified relative to this genomic sequence to represent the inferred CDS: substituted 1 base at 1 genomic stop codon), whose translation MADATAAPAVAPAKSPKKKAAAKPKKPSAHPKYSEMIGKAIAALKERGGSSRQAILKYIMANFNVGKDAKSVNAHLKLALRAGVKNNSLKQSKGTGASGSFRIGEAKVVXKKPAKAKKAAKPKAAKPKKAKSTPKKKKPAAKKPAGEKKAAKPKAKKPAAKKAAKPKKPAAKSPAKKKAAKPKAKKTPKKK comes from the coding sequence atggcAGACGCAACAGCAGCACCAGCAGTAGCACCAGCTAAATCACCAAAGAAAAAGGcagcagccaagccaaagaagccttCCGCACATCCTAAATACAGCGAGATGATTGGAAAAGCCATCGCCGCTTTGAAAGAACGTGGAGGTTCTTCAAGGCAAGCAATTCTGAAGTACATCATGGCCAACTTCAACGTCGGAAAAGATGCCAAGTCAGTAAATGCTCATTTAAAACTTGCACTCAGAGCCGGAGTTAAGAACAACAGTTTGAAGCAGTCCAAGGGAACTGGAGCATCCGGATCTTTCAGAATTGGAGAGGCTAAAGTAGTTTAAAAGAAGCCAGCAaaggcaaagaaagcagccaaacCTAAGGCCGCCAAGCCGAAGAAGGCAAAGAGCACACCCAAGAAGAAGAAgccagcagcaaagaaaccagctggagaaaaaaaggctgccaaaccaaaggcaaaaaaaccagcagcaaagaaagcagccaagccaaagaagccagCAGCCAAGTCACCAGCAAAAAAGAAGGCAGCCAAACCAAAAGCCAagaagacaccaaagaagaagtaa